A single region of the Cronobacter condimenti 1330 genome encodes:
- the aqpZ gene encoding aquaporin Z: MLRKNAAEFFGTFWLVFGGCGSAVLAAAFPELGIGFTGVALAFGLTVITMAYAVGHISGGHFNPAVTLGLWAGGRITFQEVIPYILSQVIGGIAAAGVLYAIASGKAGFDAVASGFAANGYGEHSPDGYSLSAAILTELVLTAFFLLIIHGATDKNAPAKFAPLAIGLALTLIHLISIPVTNTSVNPARSTAVAIFQGGWALQQLWVFWIVPMVGGVVGGLIYRFLLQSKD; this comes from the coding sequence GGCTGGTATTCGGTGGCTGCGGGAGCGCTGTGCTGGCTGCCGCTTTCCCTGAACTGGGCATTGGTTTTACAGGAGTAGCGCTTGCGTTTGGTCTTACCGTCATAACGATGGCCTATGCCGTAGGGCATATTTCCGGCGGGCATTTTAACCCTGCCGTCACGCTGGGTTTGTGGGCAGGTGGACGCATTACCTTTCAGGAGGTTATTCCATACATTCTTTCCCAGGTCATCGGCGGTATTGCTGCGGCAGGCGTACTCTATGCCATTGCGAGCGGCAAAGCAGGCTTTGACGCCGTTGCCAGCGGTTTTGCCGCCAACGGCTACGGCGAACACTCACCGGATGGTTATAGCCTTTCAGCTGCAATCCTGACGGAACTGGTGCTGACGGCCTTCTTCCTGCTGATTATCCACGGCGCCACGGATAAAAACGCGCCGGCGAAATTCGCGCCGCTGGCGATTGGTCTGGCCCTGACGCTGATTCATCTCATCAGCATTCCCGTCACCAATACGTCGGTTAACCCTGCGAGAAGCACGGCAGTTGCTATTTTCCAGGGCGGCTGGGCTTTACAGCAATTGTGGGTGTTCTGGATAGTTCCGATGGTGGGCGGCGTAGTGGGCGGCCTGATTTATCGTTTTCTATTGCAGAGTAAAGACTGA
- a CDS encoding (S)-acetoin forming diacetyl reductase has translation MKKVALVTGAGQGIGKAIALRLVKDGFAVAIADYNAETANAVAQEINEQGGSALAVTVDVSKRDQVFAAVEQTRNALGGFDVIVNNAGIAPSTPIETITEEVIDRVYNINVKGVIWGMQAAIEAFKAEGHGGKIINACSQAGHVGNPELAVYSSSKFAVRGLTQTAARDLAPLGITVNGFCPGIVKTPMWAEIDRQISEAAGKPLGYGTEEFAKRITLGRLSEPEDVAACVSFLAGPDSDYMTGQSLLIDGGMVFS, from the coding sequence ATGAAAAAAGTAGCACTGGTTACCGGCGCAGGGCAGGGCATAGGCAAAGCCATTGCGTTACGCCTCGTCAAAGATGGTTTTGCAGTAGCGATCGCGGATTACAACGCGGAAACCGCCAATGCCGTGGCGCAGGAAATTAACGAGCAGGGCGGCAGCGCGCTGGCGGTGACCGTGGATGTGTCTAAGCGCGACCAGGTTTTTGCGGCGGTGGAACAGACCCGCAACGCGCTGGGCGGCTTTGACGTTATCGTCAATAACGCGGGTATCGCGCCGTCAACGCCGATTGAAACCATCACCGAAGAGGTTATCGACAGGGTTTATAACATCAACGTGAAAGGCGTGATTTGGGGTATGCAGGCGGCAATTGAGGCGTTCAAAGCCGAAGGCCACGGTGGCAAAATCATCAACGCCTGTTCACAGGCGGGCCACGTCGGCAACCCGGAACTTGCGGTTTACAGCTCCAGTAAGTTCGCGGTGCGCGGCCTGACCCAGACCGCCGCGCGCGATTTAGCGCCGCTTGGCATTACCGTCAACGGCTTCTGCCCCGGCATTGTGAAAACGCCGATGTGGGCGGAAATCGACCGCCAGATCTCTGAAGCCGCGGGCAAACCGCTTGGCTACGGCACGGAAGAGTTCGCCAAACGCATCACGCTTGGCCGTCTCTCCGAGCCGGAAGATGTCGCCGCGTGCGTTTCGTTCCTTGCAGGCCCTGACTCTGACTACATGACCGGCCAGTCGCTGCTTATCGACGGCGGTATGGTATTCAGTTAA
- the alsS gene encoding acetolactate synthase AlsS yields the protein MDNENRMRQWAHGADMVVGQLEAQGVKQVFGIPGAKIDKVFDSLLDSRIQIIPVRHEANAAFMAAAVGRITGKAGVALVTSGPGCSNLITGMATANSEGDPVVALGGAVRRADKARQVHQSMDTVAMFSPVTKYAVEVSSSDAIAEVVSNAFRVAEHGRPGSAFVSLPQDIVDLPAHGNILPAGNAPQLGPAPDAAVDHVAARIREAKNPVILLGLMASQPENSRALHRLLEKSHIPVTSTYQAAGAVNQEHFTRFAGRVGLFNNQAGDRLLHLADLIICIGYSPVEYEPAMWNSGNATLVHIDVLPAYEESHYAPEIELVGDIAGTLEKLAERIAQPLILSDRASEILIDRQNQRELLARRGAQLNQFALHPLRIVRAMQDIINSDVTLTVDMGSFHIWIARYLYSFRARQVMISNGQQTMGVALPWAIGAWLVEPGRKVVSVSGDGGFLQSSMELETAVRLKANVLHIIWVDNAYNMVAIQEEKKYQRLSGVNFGPVDFKAYAEAFGAAGFAVENADALEPTLRAAMDVDGPAVVAIPVDYSDNPLLMGQLHLSQIL from the coding sequence ATGGATAACGAAAACCGGATGCGTCAGTGGGCGCACGGTGCCGACATGGTGGTCGGTCAGCTTGAGGCCCAGGGGGTAAAACAGGTCTTCGGCATTCCGGGCGCCAAAATCGATAAGGTCTTCGACTCCCTGCTGGATTCCCGCATCCAGATCATTCCGGTGCGCCATGAGGCAAATGCGGCATTTATGGCCGCCGCTGTCGGGCGCATCACCGGCAAAGCAGGCGTGGCGCTGGTCACTTCCGGCCCCGGCTGCAGCAACCTCATCACCGGCATGGCAACCGCCAACAGCGAAGGCGACCCGGTGGTCGCGCTGGGCGGTGCCGTGCGCCGCGCCGATAAAGCGCGTCAGGTGCATCAGAGCATGGATACCGTGGCGATGTTCAGCCCGGTGACCAAATACGCGGTGGAGGTCTCTTCCTCCGATGCTATCGCGGAAGTGGTCTCTAACGCGTTTCGCGTGGCCGAGCACGGCAGACCGGGCAGCGCCTTTGTGAGTCTGCCGCAGGATATTGTCGACCTGCCTGCCCACGGCAACATTCTGCCAGCCGGAAACGCACCGCAGCTTGGGCCGGCGCCGGACGCCGCCGTTGATCATGTCGCCGCGCGTATTCGTGAGGCGAAAAACCCGGTGATTTTGCTCGGCCTGATGGCGAGCCAGCCGGAGAACAGCCGCGCGCTGCATCGGCTGCTTGAGAAAAGCCATATTCCGGTCACCAGCACCTATCAGGCGGCGGGCGCGGTAAATCAGGAACACTTCACCCGTTTTGCGGGACGCGTCGGGCTGTTTAACAACCAGGCGGGCGACCGTCTGTTGCATCTCGCGGATCTTATTATCTGTATCGGCTACAGCCCGGTGGAATATGAACCGGCGATGTGGAACAGCGGTAACGCGACGCTTGTGCATATCGACGTGTTACCCGCGTATGAAGAGAGCCATTACGCGCCGGAAATCGAGCTGGTGGGGGATATCGCCGGTACGCTTGAAAAACTCGCGGAGCGCATCGCACAGCCGCTTATCTTAAGCGATCGCGCCTCTGAGATTCTGATCGACCGCCAGAACCAGCGCGAGCTGCTGGCACGTCGTGGCGCGCAGCTTAACCAGTTCGCGCTGCATCCGCTGCGCATCGTGCGCGCCATGCAGGACATCATTAACAGCGATGTGACGCTGACCGTCGACATGGGCAGTTTTCACATCTGGATCGCGCGCTATCTCTACAGCTTCCGCGCACGTCAGGTCATGATCTCCAACGGCCAGCAAACGATGGGCGTGGCGCTGCCCTGGGCCATCGGCGCCTGGCTGGTTGAGCCTGGTCGCAAAGTGGTGTCCGTCTCCGGCGATGGCGGCTTCCTGCAATCGAGCATGGAGCTTGAAACGGCGGTGCGCCTGAAAGCGAATGTGCTGCATATCATCTGGGTGGACAATGCCTACAACATGGTGGCTATCCAGGAAGAGAAAAAATACCAGCGCCTCTCTGGTGTGAACTTCGGACCGGTGGATTTCAAAGCCTATGCCGAAGCGTTCGGTGCCGCCGGGTTCGCGGTGGAGAACGCCGACGCGCTGGAACCGACGCTGCGCGCCGCGATGGATGTCGACGGACCGGCGGTGGTCGCCATTCCGGTCGACTACAGCGATAACCCGCTGCTGATGGGCCAGCTCCATCTCAGCCAGATTCTCTGA
- the budA gene encoding acetolactate decarboxylase, whose protein sequence is MSHATDCSCEESLLETVRALRDKDTECVIYQTSMMSALLSGVYEGHTTIADLLTKGDFGLGTFNELDGELIAFSHEVHQLRADGSAREARPDQKTPFAVMTWFKPHYRQRFDRPMSRQQIHDVIDRQVPSDNIFCALRIDGHFRHAHTRTVPRQTPPYRAMTDVLDDQPVFRFDGRDGVLVGFRTPQHMQGINVAGYHEHFITDDRQGGGHLLDYQLEQGVLTFGEIHKLMIDLPSDPAFLNADLHPDNLDAAIRSVEN, encoded by the coding sequence ATGAGCCATGCAACCGATTGTTCTTGCGAGGAAAGCTTGCTGGAAACCGTGCGGGCGCTGCGAGATAAAGATACAGAATGTGTGATATATCAAACATCCATGATGAGCGCCTTACTGAGCGGCGTTTATGAAGGCCATACCACCATTGCGGATCTTCTGACCAAAGGCGATTTTGGCCTTGGCACCTTTAACGAACTCGATGGCGAACTGATCGCCTTCAGCCATGAAGTTCATCAGTTGCGTGCCGACGGTAGCGCCCGTGAGGCGCGCCCTGATCAGAAAACCCCGTTCGCCGTCATGACCTGGTTTAAACCGCATTATCGTCAGCGTTTCGACCGCCCGATGAGCCGCCAGCAGATCCACGACGTAATAGACCGCCAGGTGCCGTCCGACAACATTTTCTGCGCGCTGCGTATCGACGGTCACTTCCGCCATGCCCACACCCGCACCGTACCACGCCAGACGCCCCCGTACCGCGCCATGACCGATGTGCTGGATGACCAGCCGGTGTTCCGCTTTGACGGACGCGACGGCGTGCTGGTGGGCTTTCGCACCCCGCAGCACATGCAGGGGATTAACGTCGCGGGATATCACGAACACTTTATCACCGACGATCGCCAGGGCGGCGGGCACCTGCTCGACTACCAGCTGGAACAGGGTGTGCTCACCTTCGGTGAAATCCACAAACTGATGATTGACCTGCCGTCGGACCCGGCGTTTCTCAACGCCGATCTGCATCCTGACAACCTCGATGCCGCCATCCGTTCGGTAGAAAACTAA
- a CDS encoding LysR substrate-binding domain-containing protein has protein sequence MELRYLRYFVAVAQTRHFTRAAELLGISQPPLSQQIQRLEREVGTPLLRRLTRGVELTEAGEAFYQDACQILALSDAALEKTRGIARGVNGSLSIGISSSNAFQGCVFSLLHEFQRRYPAITLLQQEANMASLMHDLQEGLLDAAFVRLPCESSKAFNLRLIEEEPMVAALHRSHPLSGRDELALSELAGTPLVLFPRDVAPGLYELVFNACLRAGLAPADSQQASQLSSSLSMVAAGFGFALVPVSMQCIAHPQITFHPLTDQTLKTDIALAWRKFERSPSVRRLVEMF, from the coding sequence ATGGAACTTCGTTATTTACGTTATTTCGTCGCTGTCGCCCAGACGCGGCACTTCACACGGGCTGCGGAATTGCTGGGCATTTCCCAGCCACCGCTCAGCCAGCAGATCCAGCGCCTTGAGCGCGAAGTAGGCACACCTCTACTGCGTCGTCTGACGCGGGGCGTGGAGTTGACCGAGGCGGGCGAGGCGTTTTATCAGGACGCCTGTCAGATACTGGCGCTAAGCGACGCGGCGCTTGAGAAAACCCGTGGCATCGCCCGGGGCGTTAATGGCTCGCTCTCGATTGGCATCAGTAGCTCCAATGCGTTTCAGGGGTGTGTCTTTTCGCTGCTGCACGAGTTTCAGCGCCGCTACCCCGCTATTACGCTTTTGCAGCAGGAGGCGAATATGGCCTCGCTGATGCATGATTTGCAGGAAGGACTGCTTGACGCCGCGTTTGTTCGTCTGCCGTGCGAGAGCAGTAAAGCGTTTAATCTGCGCCTGATTGAAGAAGAGCCAATGGTCGCCGCGCTGCACCGCAGCCACCCGTTAAGCGGGCGCGACGAACTGGCATTAAGCGAACTGGCCGGCACGCCGCTGGTGCTCTTTCCGCGCGACGTGGCGCCTGGCCTGTATGAACTGGTCTTTAACGCCTGTCTGCGCGCGGGGCTGGCACCTGCCGACAGCCAGCAGGCATCGCAGCTCTCCTCGTCGCTCAGCATGGTCGCGGCCGGTTTTGGCTTCGCGCTGGTGCCGGTATCGATGCAGTGTATTGCGCATCCGCAAATCACGTTTCATCCGCTCACCGACCAGACGTTAAAAACCGACATTGCGCTGGCGTGGCGCAAATTTGAACGCTCGCCGTCGGTGCGGCGGCTGGTGGAGATGTTTTAA
- a CDS encoding magnesium and cobalt transport protein CorA → MIVNSMVYRRGQEPQVINLEDISEAVQDPDAFIWLGLWQPDAPFMHIIQQEFGLHELAIEDALTAHQRPKIEQYGESIFMVVKTAWKNKQAQIEFGETHLFVGKNFLITVRHGASESYAPIRVRAQENPDMLALGPGYALYCLLDFIVDNYLEITASLTSHISEMEDRMFRSEFDKQAVQKVYTLRRQLLAIRNAALPVDEICNQLIRLHEHIVPKTLRPYLRDVQDHAHHVVMDAEDMREMLTSAMHVNLALVTVQQNEVVKKLAGWGAILVVPTIIFSMYGMNFENMPEIRSSFGYPATIGGTIAVCYLLYWKLKRSGWL, encoded by the coding sequence ATGATTGTTAACAGCATGGTGTACCGCCGCGGCCAGGAGCCGCAAGTGATTAATCTTGAAGATATCAGCGAAGCGGTTCAGGACCCTGACGCGTTTATCTGGCTGGGGCTCTGGCAGCCCGACGCCCCTTTTATGCATATCATTCAGCAGGAGTTCGGCCTGCACGAACTCGCCATCGAAGATGCCCTCACCGCCCATCAGCGCCCGAAAATCGAGCAATATGGCGAGTCCATTTTTATGGTGGTGAAAACCGCGTGGAAAAATAAACAGGCCCAAATCGAGTTTGGCGAAACCCATTTATTCGTGGGTAAAAACTTTTTGATTACGGTGCGACACGGCGCGTCGGAAAGCTATGCGCCTATTCGGGTGCGGGCGCAGGAAAACCCGGATATGCTGGCGCTCGGGCCGGGTTATGCGCTCTATTGTCTGCTCGATTTTATCGTTGATAACTATCTGGAGATCACCGCTTCGCTCACCAGTCATATCAGCGAGATGGAAGACCGCATGTTTCGTAGCGAGTTTGATAAACAAGCCGTGCAAAAAGTCTACACGCTGCGCCGCCAGCTGCTCGCCATTCGTAACGCCGCGCTGCCGGTCGATGAGATTTGTAACCAGCTGATTCGCTTACATGAACATATCGTGCCGAAGACGTTACGCCCGTACCTGCGCGACGTGCAGGACCACGCGCACCACGTGGTAATGGATGCCGAAGATATGCGCGAGATGCTCACCAGCGCCATGCATGTCAATCTGGCACTGGTCACGGTGCAGCAAAACGAGGTGGTGAAAAAGCTCGCGGGCTGGGGGGCGATTCTCGTGGTGCCGACGATTATCTTCAGTATGTACGGCATGAACTTCGAGAATATGCCGGAGATTCGCTCATCGTTCGGCTATCCGGCAACCATCGGCGGCACGATCGCCGTCTGCTATCTGCTCTACTGGAAGCTCAAGCGCTCGGGCTGGCTGTAA
- a CDS encoding cupin domain-containing protein, translating to MKISKANAEHYLWGGDCDGWHLVKSQGLSVIHERMPAGRAEQRHYHEQSRQCFFVLRGTLTMELNGERVTLLPGEAIEIPPQAPHQARNDSAQETEFLVISQPTTRGDRVDLTASPSA from the coding sequence ATGAAAATCAGCAAGGCGAATGCGGAACATTATCTCTGGGGCGGCGACTGTGACGGCTGGCACCTGGTGAAAAGCCAGGGGCTTAGCGTAATACATGAGCGAATGCCTGCAGGGCGCGCGGAACAGCGCCACTACCATGAGCAGTCGCGCCAGTGTTTTTTCGTGCTGCGTGGGACGCTGACCATGGAGCTTAACGGCGAGCGCGTGACGCTGTTGCCCGGCGAGGCGATAGAAATCCCGCCGCAGGCGCCGCATCAGGCGCGCAATGACAGCGCGCAGGAGACTGAGTTTTTAGTCATTTCTCAGCCGACCACGCGCGGTGATCGGGTGGATCTTACAGCCAGCCCGAGCGCTTGA
- the ypdK gene encoding membrane protein YpdK: protein MGVSVILLLWAGTFALMI from the coding sequence ATGGGCGTATCGGTGATTTTACTGTTGTGGGCCGGCACGTTTGCCCTGATGATTTAG
- the alaC gene encoding alanine transaminase, producing MADFSPKRRFSRIERLPPYVFNITAELKMAARRRGEDIIDFSMGNPDGPTPPHIVEKLCTVAQRPDTHGYSTSRGIPRLRRAISRWYQERYDVDIDPETEAIVTIGSKEGLAHLMLATLDHGDTVLVPNPSYPIHIYGAVIAGAQVRSVPLVEGVDFFNELERAIRESYPKPKMMILGFPSNPTAQCVELEFFEKVVALAKRYDVLVVHDLAYADIVYDGWKAPSIMQVPGAREMAVEFFTLSKSYNMAGWRIGFMVGNPELVSALARIKSYHDYGTFTPLQVAAIAALEGDQQCVRDIAEQYKRRRDVLVKGLHEAGWMVECPKASMYVWAKIPEPYAAMGSLEFAKKLLQDAKVCVSPGIGFGDYGDTHVRFALIENRDRIRQAVRGIKAMFRADGLLPAGAKNGPSQDAE from the coding sequence ATGGCTGACTTCAGTCCTAAACGCCGTTTTTCACGCATCGAACGTCTTCCCCCTTACGTTTTTAACATCACTGCTGAGCTGAAGATGGCTGCGCGTCGGCGCGGCGAAGATATTATCGACTTCAGCATGGGCAACCCGGACGGCCCAACGCCGCCGCATATCGTTGAAAAACTCTGTACCGTGGCCCAGCGCCCGGATACGCACGGCTACTCCACATCACGCGGCATTCCACGCCTGCGCCGCGCCATTTCGCGCTGGTATCAGGAGCGTTATGACGTCGATATCGATCCCGAAACCGAAGCCATCGTCACCATTGGTTCCAAAGAGGGGCTGGCGCACCTGATGCTGGCGACGCTCGATCACGGTGATACGGTGCTGGTGCCAAACCCGAGCTACCCGATCCACATCTACGGCGCAGTGATCGCTGGCGCGCAGGTGCGCTCGGTGCCGCTGGTCGAAGGCGTGGATTTCTTTAATGAGCTGGAGCGGGCTATCCGTGAAAGCTACCCGAAGCCGAAAATGATGATTCTGGGCTTCCCGTCCAACCCTACGGCTCAGTGCGTTGAGCTGGAGTTTTTTGAGAAAGTCGTGGCGCTGGCGAAGCGTTATGACGTGCTGGTGGTGCATGACCTGGCGTACGCCGATATTGTTTATGACGGCTGGAAAGCCCCGTCCATCATGCAGGTGCCAGGCGCGCGCGAGATGGCGGTAGAGTTCTTCACGCTCTCCAAAAGCTACAATATGGCGGGCTGGCGCATCGGTTTTATGGTGGGGAATCCGGAGCTGGTGAGCGCGCTGGCGCGGATTAAAAGTTATCACGACTACGGCACCTTTACGCCGCTACAGGTGGCGGCCATCGCCGCGCTGGAAGGCGATCAGCAGTGCGTGCGCGATATCGCAGAGCAGTATAAACGGCGTCGCGATGTGCTGGTGAAAGGCCTGCACGAGGCGGGCTGGATGGTGGAGTGCCCGAAAGCCTCGATGTATGTCTGGGCGAAAATCCCGGAGCCATACGCGGCGATGGGGTCGCTGGAGTTCGCTAAAAAACTCCTGCAGGACGCGAAAGTCTGTGTATCACCGGGCATCGGGTTTGGCGATTACGGCGACACCCATGTGCGTTTTGCCCTGATTGAAAACCGCGATCGCATCCGTCAGGCGGTGCGCGGCATCAAGGCGATGTTCAGGGCCGATGGCCTGCTGCCAGCGGGTGCGAAAAACGGCCCCTCACAGGACGCCGAATAA
- a CDS encoding DUF1479 domain-containing protein — translation MTLQINDLPAAIREIKQRLRSALPNYQAVFAELEADISRQIDAIKSETARGENPVPQIHADDIVHGRISEQQKARIRERGCCVIKGVFPEAQARAWNQEVGDYLARNHFVEKLKNAAEDNYFGTLADSKPQIYGIYWSKPQVEARQHERMKAAQVFLNNLWQTQSHGKQHFDPNRVVTYADRTRRRPPRSSSLGLSPHVDGGSVERWLDDHFRHVYRHVFNGEWQRYNPFDAEGRVDAREIPSPAVCSMFRTFQGWTALSEQRKHGGTLTLLPVANAMAYILLRALQDDVPEDSLCDAKPGRALSINEQWHPLLLTGISSIPDMEPGDTVFWHCDVIHAVENEHQGEFDSNVMYIAAAPWCEKNDAYLKRQWPAFVEGRSPPDFASDDFEVDFSGRATQADLTQAGREQLKGA, via the coding sequence ATGACCCTGCAAATTAATGACCTTCCCGCCGCTATCCGTGAAATCAAACAACGGCTGCGAAGCGCGCTGCCGAACTATCAGGCTGTGTTCGCTGAGCTCGAAGCGGATATTTCACGCCAGATTGACGCCATCAAAAGCGAAACCGCCCGCGGCGAAAATCCGGTGCCGCAGATCCACGCCGACGATATTGTGCATGGCCGTATCAGCGAGCAGCAGAAAGCACGGATCCGCGAGCGCGGCTGCTGCGTGATTAAAGGCGTCTTCCCGGAAGCCCAGGCCCGCGCCTGGAACCAGGAAGTGGGCGATTATCTGGCGCGCAACCACTTTGTCGAAAAACTAAAAAATGCGGCGGAAGATAACTATTTCGGTACGCTTGCCGACAGTAAGCCGCAGATTTACGGCATTTACTGGTCCAAACCGCAGGTTGAGGCGCGCCAGCATGAACGCATGAAGGCCGCGCAGGTGTTTCTTAATAATCTCTGGCAGACGCAAAGCCATGGCAAACAGCATTTCGACCCGAACCGTGTAGTGACCTATGCTGACCGCACGCGCCGCCGCCCGCCGCGTTCGTCGTCGCTTGGGCTGTCGCCGCATGTCGACGGCGGCTCGGTAGAGCGCTGGCTGGATGACCATTTCCGTCACGTTTACCGACACGTGTTTAACGGCGAATGGCAGCGCTATAACCCGTTTGATGCCGAAGGGCGCGTCGACGCGCGTGAAATCCCCTCGCCCGCAGTCTGTTCGATGTTTCGCACCTTCCAGGGCTGGACGGCGCTGTCTGAACAGCGCAAGCACGGCGGCACGCTGACACTGCTGCCGGTCGCCAATGCGATGGCGTATATTCTGCTGCGCGCATTGCAGGACGACGTACCGGAAGATTCGTTGTGCGATGCAAAGCCTGGACGGGCGTTATCCATTAACGAACAGTGGCATCCCCTTTTACTGACCGGGATTTCCTCTATTCCGGATATGGAGCCGGGCGACACCGTGTTCTGGCACTGCGATGTGATTCACGCGGTGGAAAATGAACATCAGGGCGAATTCGACAGTAACGTGATGTATATCGCCGCCGCGCCCTGGTGTGAGAAGAACGACGCATATCTGAAGCGCCAGTGGCCAGCGTTTGTGGAGGGCCGCTCGCCGCCGGACTTCGCGTCAGATGATTTTGAAGTGGATTTCAGCGGCCGCGCCACGCAGGCCGACCTTACCCAAGCCGGACGCGAACAGCTCAAAGGCGCGTAA
- a CDS encoding sensor histidine kinase: protein MHEIFDMLLAVFDRAALMLICLFFLIRIRLFRELLHKSAHTPKELLAVTAIFSLFALFSTWSGVPVEGSLVNVRIIAVMSGGILFGPWVGLITGVIAGLHRYLIDIGGITAIPCFITSIVAGGLSGFISRRVPKAQHWRVGIIGGMLCETLTMILVVIWAPTTALGLDIVSKIGVPMILGSVSIGFIVLLVRSVEGEKEASAARQAKLALDIANKTLPLFRHVNSESLRQVCDIIRRDINADAVAITNTETVQAYVGVGEHNYQDNNDVLSPTTQQAIHYGKIIIKNNDEAHRTPEIHSMLVIPLWEKGVVTGTLKIYYCHAHQITSSLQEMAIGLSQIISTQLEVSRAEQLREMANKAELRALQSKINPHFLFNALNAISSSIRLNPDTARQLIFNLSRYLRYNIELKDDEQIDIKKELYQIKDYIAIEQARFGDKLTVIYDIDDEVNCRVASLLIQPLVENAIVHGIQPCRGKGVVTLSITQSGSRVRIAVRDTGHGIDPQIIEQLDTNDMPVNKIGLINVHHRVKLLYGEGLHIRRLEPGTEIAFYVPDQPLRPGDAVLL from the coding sequence GTGCACGAGATTTTCGATATGCTGCTCGCGGTCTTTGACCGCGCGGCGCTAATGCTGATTTGCCTCTTTTTCCTGATTCGCATCCGTCTGTTCCGGGAGCTGCTGCACAAGAGCGCCCATACGCCAAAAGAGCTGCTGGCGGTGACGGCGATCTTCTCGCTGTTTGCGCTCTTCAGCACCTGGTCCGGCGTCCCGGTGGAGGGCTCGCTGGTCAATGTGCGTATTATCGCCGTGATGTCCGGCGGTATTCTCTTCGGCCCGTGGGTCGGCCTTATTACCGGTGTTATCGCCGGGCTGCATCGCTACCTGATTGATATTGGCGGTATCACTGCCATCCCCTGTTTTATCACCAGCATCGTCGCAGGCGGGCTTTCCGGCTTTATCAGCCGCCGCGTGCCGAAAGCGCAACACTGGCGTGTCGGAATTATTGGCGGGATGCTGTGCGAAACGCTGACGATGATTCTGGTAGTTATCTGGGCGCCGACGACTGCGCTTGGGCTGGATATCGTGTCAAAAATCGGCGTGCCGATGATCCTCGGCAGCGTGTCGATTGGCTTTATCGTGTTGCTGGTGCGAAGCGTTGAGGGTGAAAAAGAGGCGAGTGCCGCGCGCCAGGCGAAACTGGCGCTCGATATCGCCAACAAAACGCTGCCGCTCTTTCGCCATGTGAACAGCGAATCGCTGCGCCAGGTCTGCGATATTATCCGCCGCGATATCAACGCGGATGCCGTCGCCATTACCAATACCGAAACGGTGCAGGCGTATGTCGGCGTGGGCGAGCATAATTATCAGGATAATAACGACGTCCTGAGCCCGACGACTCAGCAGGCCATTCATTACGGTAAAATCATCATCAAAAACAACGATGAGGCCCACCGCACGCCGGAAATCCATTCGATGCTGGTGATCCCACTGTGGGAGAAAGGCGTTGTGACCGGCACGCTAAAAATCTATTACTGCCACGCGCACCAGATAACGTCATCGCTCCAGGAGATGGCGATCGGACTTTCGCAGATTATCTCTACCCAGCTTGAGGTGTCGCGCGCTGAGCAGCTCCGGGAAATGGCTAACAAAGCCGAGCTGCGGGCGCTGCAGAGCAAAATTAACCCGCATTTTCTGTTTAACGCGCTGAACGCGATTTCGTCTTCTATACGCCTTAATCCGGACACCGCACGCCAGCTGATTTTTAATCTCTCACGTTATCTGCGCTACAACATCGAGCTAAAAGATGATGAGCAGATCGATATTAAAAAAGAGCTTTATCAGATTAAGGATTACATCGCGATTGAGCAGGCGCGTTTCGGCGACAAACTCACCGTGATTTATGATATCGACGACGAGGTAAACTGCCGCGTCGCCAGTCTGCTTATCCAGCCGCTGGTGGAAAACGCCATTGTGCATGGCATTCAACCGTGTCGCGGTAAAGGCGTGGTGACGCTTAGCATCACCCAGAGTGGCAGCCGGGTCCGCATTGCGGTCCGCGATACCGGCCACGGCATCGATCCGCAGATTATCGAACAACTGGATACCAACGACATGCCGGTGAATAAGATTGGGCTTATCAATGTGCACCATCGCGTGAAGCTGTTATATGGCGAGGGGTTGCATATTCGCCGCCTGGAGCCAGGCACGGAGATTGCGTTTTACGTACCCGATCAGCCGCTGCGCCCAGGCGACGCCGTACTGTTGTAG